A genomic window from Streptococcus sanguinis includes:
- the pta gene encoding phosphate acetyltransferase, with product MKIFDSIREALKDKEVKIVLPEGEEPRILQATKLLVKETSITPVLLGNPDKIRIYLEIEGIKEGYQVIDPSNCSCFEEMVEAFVERRKGKITADEARQLLKEDVNYFGVMLVYLGKVQGMVSGAIHSTAATVRPALQIIKTLPWVSRTSGAFLMVRDDERYIFSDCAINIDPDANILAEIAVNSALTAQIFGIDPKVAMLSYSTKGSGFGEKVDKVVEATKLAREMRPDLVIDGELQFDAAFVPATAELKAPGSPVAGQATVFVFPSIEAGNISYKMAERLGGFSAVGPILQGLNRPVNDLSRGCNADDVYKLTLITASQAVGRY from the coding sequence ATGAAAATTTTTGACTCAATTCGTGAAGCCTTGAAGGATAAGGAAGTAAAGATTGTCTTGCCAGAGGGTGAAGAACCACGTATTCTGCAGGCGACTAAACTATTGGTGAAAGAAACCAGTATTACACCAGTTCTTTTGGGTAATCCTGATAAAATTCGCATTTATCTAGAAATTGAAGGCATAAAAGAAGGGTATCAGGTTATCGATCCTTCAAACTGTTCTTGCTTTGAGGAAATGGTAGAAGCTTTCGTTGAGCGTCGCAAAGGTAAAATCACAGCAGATGAAGCACGCCAGTTGCTCAAGGAAGACGTCAACTACTTTGGTGTCATGTTGGTTTACCTTGGTAAGGTTCAAGGGATGGTTTCAGGAGCGATTCACTCCACTGCAGCAACTGTTCGGCCGGCTCTACAAATTATCAAGACTCTGCCTTGGGTGTCTCGTACTTCAGGAGCCTTCCTTATGGTGCGTGATGACGAACGCTACATTTTCAGTGACTGTGCCATCAATATCGATCCAGATGCCAATATCTTGGCAGAGATTGCTGTTAACTCAGCCCTAACAGCGCAGATTTTCGGTATCGATCCTAAAGTTGCTATGCTCAGCTATTCGACCAAGGGCTCTGGTTTCGGAGAGAAGGTTGATAAGGTAGTAGAGGCAACTAAGCTAGCTCGGGAAATGCGTCCAGACTTGGTTATTGATGGTGAATTGCAGTTTGATGCAGCTTTTGTTCCTGCAACAGCAGAGCTGAAAGCACCTGGCAGCCCGGTGGCCGGTCAAGCAACTGTCTTTGTCTTCCCAAGTATTGAAGCTGGTAATATCAGCTACAAGATGGCAGAGCGTTTGGGTGGCTTTTCAGCAGTAGGACCTATCCTGCAGGGACTTAACCGCCCAGTTAATGACCTTTCCCGAGGATGTAATGCAGATGATGTTTATAAGCTGACTTTGATTACAGCCAGTCAGGCTGTCGGCCGTTATTAA
- a CDS encoding thioredoxin has translation MEQFAQNIKDLEVTTVDRARQAIADKETATFFLGRKTCPYCRKFAATLAGVITDTKAHIFFINSEEASELEKLQAFRSEYSIPTVPGFVHVQDGQVSVRCDSSMTADEIKTFANL, from the coding sequence ATGGAACAATTTGCTCAAAATATTAAAGACCTTGAAGTCACAACTGTTGACCGTGCTCGTCAAGCAATTGCCGACAAAGAGACAGCAACTTTCTTCTTAGGTCGCAAAACTTGCCCTTACTGCCGTAAATTCGCTGCTACTCTTGCTGGCGTTATCACTGATACCAAGGCACATATTTTCTTTATCAATAGCGAAGAAGCCAGCGAATTAGAGAAACTGCAAGCCTTCCGCTCTGAATACAGCATTCCGACGGTTCCTGGTTTTGTTCATGTTCAAGACGGCCAAGTATCTGTTCGTTGTGATTCTTCTATGACTGCAGATGAGATTAAAACTTTTGCCAACTTATAA
- a CDS encoding phospho-sugar mutase: MTYQDNFKKWLDYAELPDYLREDLNSMDEKTKEDAFYTNLEFGTAGMRGLIGAGTNRINIYVVRQATEGLARLIEEKGDEFKKRGVAIAYDSRHFSPEFAFESAAVLAKHGIKSYVFESLRPTPELSFAVRHLGTFAGIMITASHNPAPFNGYKVYGEDGGQMPPHDADALTDYIRAIENSFAIEVADVEAEKASGLIEVIGDAIDAEYLKEVKDVNINQKLIDEYGKDMKIVYTPLHGTGEMLARRALAQAGFDSVEVVEAQAVADPDFSTVKSPNPESQAAFALAEELGRKVGADVLVATDPDADRVGVEVLQKDGSYLNLSGNQIGAIMAKYILEAHKSAGTLPANAALCKSIVSTDLVTKIAESYGATMFNVLTGFKFIAEKIQEFEEKHNHTYMMGFEESFGYLIKPFVRDKDAIQAVLVVAELAAYYRSRGLTLADGIEEIYKEYGYFAEKTISVTLSGVDGAEQIKAIMAKFRDNGPKDFNATAISVTEDFKAQTSTAADGTVTALTTPPSDVLKYTLADGSWIAVRPSGTEPKIKFYIAVVGDSNEDAQAKIAAIEAEINAFIK, encoded by the coding sequence ATGACTTATCAAGATAACTTCAAAAAATGGCTTGATTATGCTGAACTTCCTGACTATCTTCGTGAAGACTTGAATAGTATGGACGAAAAAACTAAGGAAGATGCCTTTTACACCAATCTTGAGTTTGGTACTGCTGGTATGCGTGGTTTGATTGGCGCTGGTACCAACCGTATTAATATTTATGTTGTACGTCAGGCAACCGAAGGTTTGGCTCGCTTGATTGAAGAAAAAGGTGATGAGTTCAAAAAACGCGGTGTTGCGATTGCTTACGACTCCCGTCATTTCTCACCAGAATTTGCCTTTGAATCTGCTGCTGTGTTAGCTAAACACGGCATCAAGTCCTATGTCTTTGAAAGTCTGCGCCCAACTCCGGAACTTTCATTTGCGGTACGTCATTTAGGAACTTTTGCTGGTATTATGATTACAGCCAGCCACAACCCTGCTCCATTTAACGGCTACAAGGTATATGGTGAAGACGGCGGACAAATGCCTCCGCATGATGCAGATGCATTGACAGACTACATCCGTGCGATTGAAAATTCTTTTGCTATCGAGGTCGCTGATGTTGAAGCTGAAAAAGCTTCTGGCTTGATTGAAGTGATTGGCGATGCTATTGATGCTGAATACCTCAAGGAAGTTAAAGATGTCAATATCAACCAAAAACTGATTGATGAATACGGCAAGGACATGAAGATTGTCTATACTCCACTGCATGGTACTGGTGAAATGTTGGCTCGTCGTGCTTTGGCTCAAGCTGGATTTGATTCTGTTGAAGTTGTCGAAGCACAAGCTGTAGCTGATCCAGACTTCTCTACTGTCAAGTCTCCAAACCCTGAAAGCCAAGCAGCCTTTGCCTTGGCTGAGGAATTAGGTCGTAAAGTTGGTGCAGATGTCTTGGTCGCAACTGACCCAGATGCTGACCGTGTCGGTGTAGAAGTTCTGCAAAAAGACGGAAGCTACCTAAACCTTTCAGGTAACCAAATCGGAGCTATCATGGCTAAGTACATCTTAGAAGCTCATAAGAGTGCTGGAACTCTGCCAGCTAACGCAGCTCTCTGCAAGTCTATCGTTTCTACTGACTTGGTGACTAAGATTGCTGAAAGTTATGGGGCAACCATGTTCAATGTCTTGACTGGTTTCAAATTTATCGCTGAAAAGATTCAAGAATTCGAAGAAAAGCACAACCACACCTACATGATGGGATTTGAAGAAAGCTTCGGCTATCTGATTAAACCGTTTGTACGTGATAAAGACGCTATCCAAGCCGTTTTGGTTGTAGCTGAGCTTGCTGCCTACTACCGTTCACGTGGCTTGACTCTGGCTGACGGTATTGAAGAAATCTACAAAGAGTATGGTTACTTTGCTGAAAAGACTATCTCTGTGACCTTGTCTGGTGTTGATGGAGCTGAGCAAATCAAGGCTATCATGGCTAAGTTCCGTGATAATGGTCCAAAAGATTTCAACGCTACTGCTATTTCTGTTACTGAAGACTTTAAGGCGCAGACTTCTACTGCCGCAGACGGTACTGTTACAGCTCTGACGACTCCTCCAAGTGATGTGCTGAAATACACCTTAGCTGATGGTTCATGGATTGCTGTCCGTCCATCCGGAACAGAACCAAAAATCAAGTTCTACATTGCCGTTGTCGGTGATAGCAACGAAGACGCTCAAGCAAAAATTGCTGCTATTGAAGCAGAGATTAATGCCTTTATCAAGTAA
- a CDS encoding ECF transporter S component, giving the protein MKKQSKIAQIAIFFAIMLVLHLLSSVIFNLLPVPIKPTIIHIPVIIASILYGPKVGAVLGGLMGCISVVTNTLVLLPTSYLFSPFVPNGSLSSLLVAMVPRILIGITPYFVYKAMKNKAGLILAGSVGSATNTIFVLGGIFFLFANVYQGDIKALLAVILSANSIAELIISAILTATIIPALEKAQK; this is encoded by the coding sequence ATGAAAAAACAGTCTAAAATTGCTCAAATTGCTATTTTCTTTGCCATTATGTTGGTACTGCACCTTCTCAGCTCAGTCATTTTCAACTTACTTCCAGTACCGATTAAACCTACGATTATTCACATTCCAGTGATTATCGCCAGTATCCTCTATGGCCCTAAAGTCGGAGCTGTTCTAGGTGGCCTTATGGGATGTATCAGCGTTGTCACCAATACCTTAGTGCTGCTACCAACCAGTTATCTCTTTAGCCCTTTTGTGCCAAATGGAAGCCTTTCTTCGCTTCTTGTTGCTATGGTGCCTCGCATTCTCATTGGTATTACTCCTTATTTCGTATATAAAGCAATGAAAAATAAGGCTGGCTTGATTCTAGCAGGTTCCGTTGGTTCTGCTACCAATACCATCTTCGTCTTGGGCGGCATCTTCTTTCTCTTTGCAAATGTATATCAAGGAGATATTAAAGCACTTCTGGCTGTGATTCTATCAGCAAATTCCATTGCCGAGTTAATCATTTCTGCGATTTTGACAGCAACTATCATTCCTGCGCTTGAAAAAGCCCAAAAATGA
- the coaC gene encoding phosphopantothenoylcysteine decarboxylase has product MTQITLAVSGSISAYKAADITSRLKKENFEVAVLMTDAATEFITPLTLQVLSQRPVAIDIMQEPDPSKVNHIDIAKESDLFLLAPATANTIAKLANGLADNMVTATALALPPHTKKVLAPAMNTKMFENPLTQHNLEHLQRFGWKIIQPREAVLACGDQGTGALAEIDTIIDTVKELIYEKTV; this is encoded by the coding sequence ATGACACAGATTACCTTAGCTGTCAGCGGCAGCATATCAGCTTACAAGGCTGCTGACATCACCAGTCGTCTGAAGAAAGAGAACTTTGAAGTTGCTGTCCTCATGACAGATGCAGCGACAGAATTTATCACACCGCTGACCCTGCAAGTCTTGTCGCAAAGACCAGTTGCAATTGATATTATGCAAGAACCTGACCCTAGCAAGGTCAATCACATTGACATCGCTAAAGAGTCTGACCTCTTTTTGTTGGCGCCAGCTACAGCAAATACCATCGCTAAATTAGCCAACGGTTTAGCTGATAATATGGTGACAGCTACTGCCCTGGCTCTGCCGCCTCATACCAAGAAAGTTTTAGCTCCAGCTATGAACACTAAGATGTTTGAAAATCCACTAACCCAGCACAATTTGGAGCATCTGCAGCGTTTTGGATGGAAGATTATCCAGCCACGCGAAGCTGTTCTAGCCTGTGGCGATCAGGGGACAGGTGCTCTAGCTGAGATTGATACAATTATTGATACAGTAAAGGAACTTATTTATGAAAAAACAGTCTAA
- a CDS encoding phosphopantothenate--cysteine ligase: MNILITSGGTSEKIDRVRSITNHSTGQLGKIIAETFLDKGDQVTLVTTLKAVRPAAHPNLTIVQIENVAELLESLEPLIHTHDVLIHAMAVSDYTPIYMTGLETVAASSNMTEFLNKTNSESKISSQDDVQVLFLKKTPKIISLVKKWNPDIRLIGFKLLVDVSDEELLKTARGSLIKNQAEIIVANDLTKISNQEHKAYLVGNDSVTQAQSKEEIAQLLYLHIHSP; the protein is encoded by the coding sequence ATGAACATATTGATTACTTCTGGCGGGACCAGCGAGAAAATCGACCGTGTCCGCTCTATTACCAATCATTCGACAGGCCAGCTTGGGAAAATTATAGCTGAAACTTTCCTAGACAAGGGCGATCAGGTGACTCTGGTGACAACTCTCAAGGCTGTTCGCCCTGCAGCCCATCCCAATCTTACCATTGTCCAGATTGAAAATGTTGCAGAACTACTTGAAAGCTTGGAGCCACTCATTCACACACATGATGTACTGATTCATGCAATGGCAGTCTCTGATTATACTCCCATCTACATGACTGGTTTGGAAACTGTAGCTGCTAGCTCTAATATGACTGAATTTCTGAATAAAACTAACTCAGAAAGTAAGATTTCTTCTCAGGATGATGTTCAAGTTCTTTTTCTCAAAAAGACACCGAAAATCATCAGCCTGGTAAAAAAATGGAATCCAGACATTCGCTTGATCGGCTTCAAACTCTTGGTTGATGTTTCTGATGAAGAGTTACTCAAGACTGCACGAGGCAGTCTTATAAAAAATCAGGCAGAAATCATTGTCGCCAATGATTTGACAAAGATTTCTAATCAGGAGCACAAAGCCTATCTTGTCGGAAATGATAGTGTAACCCAAGCTCAATCCAAAGAAGAAATTGCTCAGCTCCTCTACCTGCATATCCATAGTCCATAA
- a CDS encoding formate--tetrahydrofolate ligase, translated as MKTDIEIAQSVELQPIVDVVKKVGIDYDDLELYGKYKAKLSFDKIREVEKNPVGKLILVTAINPTPAGEGKSTITIGLADALNKIGKKTMIAIREPSLGPVMGIKGGAAGGGHAQVLPMEDINLHFTGDMHAITTANNALSALIDNHLHQGNELGIDQRRIIWKRVVDLNDRALRHVTVGLGGPVNGIPREDGFDITVASEIMAILCLATDIEDLKKRLANIVIGYRYDRSPVYVRDLEVEGALALVLKDAIKPNLVQTIYGTPAFVHGGPFANIAHGCNSVLATSTALRLADYTVTEAGFGADLGAEKFLDIKTPNLPTSPDVVVIVATLRALKMNGGVAKDALTEENVEAIRAGFANLKRHVENIRKFGIPAVVAINEFVSDTESEIATLKDLCAEIKVPVELASVWADGAEGGVALAETVNKTIDEEPAHYTRLYDNDLSIEKKIEKIVREIYRGSKVTFEKKAQTQIREIVKNGWDKLPICMAKTQYSFSDNPTALGAPENFEITIRELVPKLGAGFIVALTGDVMTMPGLPKRPAALNMDVATDGTAIGLF; from the coding sequence ATGAAAACAGATATTGAAATTGCTCAAAGTGTTGAATTGCAGCCTATTGTTGATGTGGTGAAAAAGGTTGGTATTGACTATGACGACTTGGAACTATATGGTAAGTATAAGGCTAAGCTCAGCTTTGATAAAATTCGTGAGGTTGAAAAAAATCCTGTCGGCAAGCTGATTTTGGTAACGGCGATTAATCCGACACCTGCTGGAGAAGGCAAGTCTACCATTACCATTGGACTAGCTGATGCGCTCAACAAAATTGGCAAGAAAACTATGATTGCTATTCGCGAACCATCTCTGGGACCTGTGATGGGCATCAAAGGGGGAGCAGCTGGTGGCGGCCACGCGCAGGTTCTACCGATGGAAGATATCAACTTGCATTTTACTGGTGATATGCACGCCATCACGACTGCTAATAATGCCCTGTCAGCTCTTATCGATAATCATCTTCATCAGGGAAATGAGCTTGGAATCGATCAGCGCCGCATTATCTGGAAGCGGGTGGTTGACCTAAATGACCGAGCTCTTCGCCATGTGACCGTTGGCTTAGGAGGTCCTGTCAATGGTATTCCGCGCGAAGATGGTTTTGACATTACGGTTGCTTCTGAAATTATGGCGATTCTTTGCCTAGCTACGGATATTGAAGATTTGAAAAAGCGCTTAGCTAACATTGTTATCGGTTATCGCTATGACCGATCACCAGTCTATGTTCGTGACCTTGAGGTAGAAGGAGCCTTGGCTTTAGTCTTGAAAGATGCGATTAAGCCAAATCTAGTTCAGACTATTTACGGAACACCAGCCTTTGTCCATGGCGGACCGTTTGCCAATATCGCCCATGGATGTAACTCTGTTTTAGCGACTAGCACAGCGCTGCGCTTGGCTGATTATACAGTGACTGAAGCAGGATTTGGTGCAGATCTTGGTGCTGAAAAATTCTTAGATATTAAAACACCAAACTTACCAACTTCTCCAGATGTAGTAGTGATTGTTGCGACCTTGCGCGCCCTCAAGATGAATGGTGGAGTAGCTAAGGATGCACTTACAGAAGAGAATGTTGAGGCGATCCGAGCTGGTTTTGCTAATCTCAAACGTCACGTTGAAAATATCCGTAAGTTCGGTATTCCAGCAGTAGTTGCCATCAATGAATTTGTTTCAGATACGGAGTCTGAAATTGCTACGCTTAAGGACCTTTGTGCAGAAATTAAGGTTCCAGTTGAGTTAGCTAGTGTCTGGGCTGATGGTGCTGAAGGTGGTGTAGCTTTGGCTGAGACTGTAAACAAAACCATTGATGAAGAACCTGCTCATTACACTCGCCTCTATGACAATGATTTATCTATTGAAAAAAAAATCGAGAAAATTGTCAGAGAAATCTATCGTGGTTCAAAAGTGACCTTTGAGAAAAAAGCGCAGACTCAGATTCGCGAAATTGTCAAAAACGGCTGGGACAAGCTGCCAATCTGCATGGCCAAAACACAGTATAGCTTTTCAGACAATCCTACTGCTCTTGGCGCGCCAGAAAACTTTGAAATCACCATTCGTGAATTGGTACCAAAACTTGGGGCAGGCTTTATCGTGGCTTTGACAGGAGATGTCATGACCATGCCAGGATTGCCAAAACGTCCTGCAGCGCTTAATATGGATGTGGCAACAGACGGCACAGCTATTGGCCTATTTTGA
- a CDS encoding N-acetyltransferase family protein translates to MRIDYGVNMNIRLANPSDAAILLAIYAPYVENTAITFEYEVPTIEDFTNRIEKTLEKYPYLVAEEDGLILGYAYASTYYARAAYDWAVELSVYVSQDARGKGVGSKLYDELEDLLEQMGYIHFLACISLPNEVSLALHRKRGYQQVAHFPKIGYKFERWHDIVWLQKSLEKHAGSIKPLKEMEWK, encoded by the coding sequence CTGAGAATAGATTACGGAGTCAACATGAATATTAGATTGGCAAACCCATCAGACGCTGCAATCTTGCTTGCTATTTATGCGCCTTATGTAGAAAATACGGCCATCACTTTTGAATATGAAGTACCGACCATTGAGGATTTCACAAATAGGATTGAGAAAACATTGGAGAAATATCCTTACCTGGTAGCAGAAGAAGATGGTTTAATTTTAGGTTATGCCTATGCTTCGACTTATTATGCGCGTGCAGCCTATGATTGGGCGGTAGAATTATCAGTCTATGTCAGTCAAGATGCTCGAGGAAAAGGAGTTGGCAGTAAGCTTTATGATGAACTTGAAGACCTCTTAGAGCAGATGGGCTATATACATTTTCTAGCCTGTATTTCTCTGCCAAACGAAGTTAGCCTAGCTCTGCATCGAAAAAGAGGCTACCAGCAGGTTGCGCATTTCCCTAAAATTGGCTATAAATTCGAACGTTGGCATGATATTGTTTGGCTGCAAAAATCCTTAGAAAAGCATGCTGGATCCATCAAACCTTTAAAAGAAATGGAGTGGAAATGA
- a CDS encoding DNA alkylation repair protein: protein MNVEELVKELKAVAKPDDAVAMKAYMKNKFEFLGVKTPARRKLAKTFFKQQTDSVIDWNFINEAWNNPYRELQHTALDYLESRKKLFTPSDLSHLKKLAQTKSWWDTIDFLDRLVGSIIARFPETKEIILSWSCDEDIWLRRLAIDHQLLRKEETDTELLEKILVNNLGQTEFFINKAIGWALRDYSKTNPDWVRDFIERHQTKMAALSIREGSKYL, encoded by the coding sequence ATGAATGTAGAAGAATTGGTAAAAGAACTAAAAGCAGTAGCTAAACCTGATGATGCAGTGGCTATGAAAGCCTATATGAAAAATAAATTTGAGTTTCTAGGAGTCAAGACTCCAGCCAGGCGGAAACTCGCAAAGACTTTTTTTAAACAACAGACAGACTCCGTTATTGACTGGAATTTTATAAATGAAGCTTGGAATAATCCATATCGAGAACTGCAGCACACTGCGCTAGATTATCTAGAAAGTCGCAAGAAGCTATTTACACCATCTGACTTGTCTCATTTGAAAAAGCTGGCTCAAACAAAATCTTGGTGGGATACTATTGACTTTTTGGATCGCTTGGTCGGATCAATCATTGCCCGATTTCCAGAAACCAAAGAGATTATTTTATCCTGGAGTTGTGATGAGGATATCTGGCTGCGGCGCTTGGCCATTGATCATCAGCTGCTGCGAAAAGAGGAAACAGACACAGAGCTGTTGGAGAAAATTTTAGTGAATAATCTAGGCCAAACAGAATTCTTTATTAACAAGGCCATCGGCTGGGCACTGAGAGATTATTCCAAAACCAATCCAGACTGGGTCAGAGATTTCATAGAACGGCATCAGACAAAAATGGCTGCGCTTAGTATTCGAGAAGGAAGTAAGTATTTATGA
- a CDS encoding GNAT family N-acetyltransferase, with translation MKHVYLKYLEEKDYSTWLEGFSNRLLSQSPFDDGLLDMIICTESWFADLVAKHRDFREKDQQYIWGIYDAKSGKHVGMVNLFVLARDNFQWAEIGYTIHNQFWRQGYARAMLEELKKVSRELGFHRLEAHVDLQNIPSQNLLEQADFYLEGVRKQFQKEGQEWKDRQVFVYILD, from the coding sequence ATGAAACATGTTTATTTAAAATATCTGGAAGAGAAAGATTATTCGACTTGGCTGGAAGGATTTTCCAATAGACTGCTTTCTCAATCACCATTTGATGATGGGCTTTTAGATATGATAATTTGTACAGAAAGTTGGTTTGCGGATTTGGTGGCTAAGCACCGCGATTTCCGAGAGAAAGACCAACAGTATATTTGGGGAATTTACGATGCAAAAAGCGGAAAACATGTAGGAATGGTTAATTTATTTGTGCTAGCTAGAGACAATTTCCAATGGGCGGAAATAGGTTATACGATACATAATCAATTTTGGCGTCAGGGCTACGCCAGAGCAATGTTAGAAGAACTCAAGAAAGTCAGTCGTGAATTAGGATTTCATCGTTTAGAAGCACATGTTGATCTACAGAATATCCCTTCACAGAATTTGCTGGAGCAAGCTGATTTCTATCTTGAAGGAGTACGGAAACAATTCCAAAAAGAAGGTCAGGAATGGAAAGACAGACAAGTTTTTGTTTATATTTTAGATTAA